The region GCACGGGTTATTGCTGTGCAAAGAGATAGTTATCGAATTTCGGATGGGGAAATAGAATATTTTTCCCATCTAAGTGGAAAGTTTTTAAATCAGGCGGCTGCTTCACTTGATTTTCCCGCTGTTGGGGATTGGGTGGAAGTTCAGAAGTTAAAAGAGGAACAAAAAGCGGTCATTCATCGCGTTTTGCCCCGAGAAAGTCAGTTTGTTCGACAGGCGGCTGGCTTGAAAACGGAAGGCCAAATAGTTGCAGCAAATATGGATCAAGTTTTCATTGTGAATTCCCTTAACCACGATGTAAATGTACGACGCATGGAACGATATATTTTGGCAACATATGAGAGTGGTGCATCTCCAGTTATTGTATTGACAAAATTGGACGAATCCTCACCTGAAGAAGTAGTACGGATTATTGCTTTGGTAGAAGAGGTGGCGATTGGTGTACCAATTGTCGCGATTAGTAGTATGACAGGAGAAGGTATGGACGAATTGACAGATTATTTGCAGCCGCATAAAACGGTTGCGCTGCTCGGGTCATCTGGTGTCGGTAAATCTACTTTGGTGAACAAACTCTATGGTCAAACGGTACAAGAAACCAATGATATCAGGGAA is a window of Lentibacillus daqui DNA encoding:
- the rsgA gene encoding ribosome small subunit-dependent GTPase A; amino-acid sequence: MDRLARVIAVQRDSYRISDGEIEYFSHLSGKFLNQAAASLDFPAVGDWVEVQKLKEEQKAVIHRVLPRESQFVRQAAGLKTEGQIVAANMDQVFIVNSLNHDVNVRRMERYILATYESGASPVIVLTKLDESSPEEVVRIIALVEEVAIGVPIVAISSMTGEGMDELTDYLQPHKTVALLGSSGVGKSTLVNKLYGQTVQETNDIREADSKGRHTTTHREMFILPNGSLLIDTPGMRELQLWDGDSAIDTTFQDVEALALDCRFTDCQHDTEPGCRVQEALKSGELSTERFQCYLKLQRELAFEKRKQDQKARLEEKGRWKKVSKELKSRYKNR